The Capsicum annuum cultivar UCD-10X-F1 chromosome 3, UCD10Xv1.1, whole genome shotgun sequence genomic sequence CAAAGAAACAAAAGTTTTAACGGGTACCCAAAACAAATTTCTGAAGTAAGCTGGATTATTTAACGCAACTTAGTAAAGCAAATAGCAGATTTCCAAGACTGCAGGAGGAAACTGGAAAACTACCACCCAAAGTAAACCAAAGTTTTCAGACAATAGCATAGTGAGAACTGGAAAAATTAAACACTTACGTGAGTGTGCATTCATCTCGTGAGAATCTGAATGCCTTTGTTCAAATACTTCCACAGTACTGGGAATCCATTACAAtgcattaaaaaatttaaattcccTTAAAGAAAAACTTGTATCAAGAGAAAACCATAAATTAGATTGTGCTCTCCTTAGTCTCTTTGATTGCCACGAAGGTGTTAGATCCCGTTCACATGATCTTAGTACTATCATTCTTAATTCACCTTGCCTTCCAATACTTTAAAAATGAATGTCTAGCAGCTTTGTAAACTAAAAACTCCCTTCAAGTAGAAATCAAGGGCGGTTTATATTAATTTCAGGAGGAAGGGGGCATCTGTTGTTGTGTTTGTGTGTGAAAATAGTATGGGAGGTTAATGATTTTCCTATAGAACTGATGcctcaaaaatatttatgatcatAACATGATGCATTGAGGCTAATTTTACGTGTTTGGATGTGCATGCCGATAAATTTTGCTCCACACTCTATACTGCAATTTATGCAACATCAGAAAAGCAACACTTGATAGAGTCTAAGGTCATTTGACAATCTGCCAAAATTATTTGAGTCAAACCCTCTCTATCTCCATCCCTATCTGCATCGGGGGCTAGTAGACGGGGACAAAGCTAGGTAGGGGCACGGGGGTTCACCTGAACCCCTTCAACGAAAAATTACAttgtttatacatgtttaaaattatatttttttatgtaaatttagtatagtagatgttgaaccccctttggCTTCTTCATGtgtttacttctttatattttgaatccctTAGTAAAAATCTTGCTCcgccactactaatagccttctTCCAACCAAAAAAGCACATAGTTTAAACCCTCCCTATCATCTCCTTCCATTTATAAATTATGGCAAATGGTTTTGAAAGTTGAAAACTCAACCATGGCCTCCACTAAATATTGTCACGAGCCGTGGCGGAGCCACCTTTGCTCCAGGGGTTTCATCCGAACCCCCCCTTcgatggaaaattatactatttttatactatttttacatggttaaaaatattttttatgcatatatagtaaatgttgaacccccttcgattagttcGTATACATaaccccctcaatgaaaatccAGGCTCCACCACTGGACTCATGAGAAACACAAGGAAAAGTTCATCGATGCATGATTTTAAAACCAGAAAACAAATTCATAATTTGCTTCGGACACAGCCTCTCTGCCTCAAAAATAGGGATAACGCCTGCGTGTACTCTACccaccccagaccccactttacGGAATTACACTGAGTATGATATTGTTGGTTCTACAGTGAAACAATTAGGAAAAATGCAGAATTTTGGATGCATGAACAGAATACACACAACTACTCTTCCCAAGTACTAACAAACAGCAAGATTCTTGTGATCATCGAAAATGGAAACGAATAACCAActtcaattttacatatttcaaaaagaaaaaaaaaacacaatttaacTTAACATGTAAGCAAAGCAAAACTGTAATTTAATCCAACAAACTCAAAGAAAgaaagtaaacaaaaaaaaaaaactgatattTCCAAGTACagatttttaccaaaaaaaaaaaagaaagaaagtaaaagtaaACCTGGTGATAAGTTCAGTAGAATTATACTGCAAATTATGTTCCCGTCATTGCCAACTTTCAGCTTTGTAAACGGAGAAATAAATTACTATTTCATACTTGGTAAACAAAAAGGAACTGTATaggagagaagaaaaaataaataaaatagacgaCTTAAAGAAGACTGACGGAGAGAAATAGATAGActtcaatttaatatttattacttAGTCTTTCCTTTCATATGTTTAGGTACTCTTAAACGACTTACGActccttctattttttattttattttatttttatttgatattaaatatctATATTGAGATTAAATTTATGTATTGAGCTTGATCATTAATTATGTgtaaagatattttaatttattcatgatattgatatatttcctttcatatgttTCGGTAGTCTTAAACGACTTACGACTccttccattttttattttatttttatttgactttagAGATTAAATTTGTGTATTGAGCTTGATCTTTAATTATGGgtaaagatattttaatttgttcatAATATTGATATATTAGTAAtgattttgtgataagtcataatAAATATGAATAGATTCTCTATCACCTTTCATTTAATTTGGTATTCGATATTCATATTAAGAGATTAAATTCACATATTGAGCTGAATATTTGGTTAAGGATCCCTCCAACTACTTTACTACACTCTATGTTTTTATCGATTTCGTTGATATTCGTGATAAGTAGGCTATTCGCCACATGTCCATCCATACCCTTTGTATTTTAGTGGGAAGTATCTAATACTATAAATTTCTGAACTTAATGATTTTGACTCGAATCTtgcatatatttaaaaattactgAATAAATATAAATCCCCAGACCTCACTGGGTGAGagaatacactgaatttgttgttgttgcactgaataaatataaataagaaatcTAAAACCCAATAAATCAAGTGATTTTGTGGTAGAATTCGGAACTTAAACCAATTCAGGTACTAATgatctttaatttcttctttgtaaTGTTGAGTTGAACAAATTTTaacatttaattaattaaaacctcaaCTTGTGAATTCTTACCAATTAAACAAACTattaactattaaaaaaattaattttatactataaaaatataattatcataTTCATAGTATAAATATAATGTATTTCTTAAATAAGGAAATTAAAATTACACCTTTTGACTAATCGAAAATTTGAACTGTTTAAAGTTATTATGATgaccaaaataggaaaatacTGGAGTACTGATAAAGTAGTGACCAAAATTGgaattatttctcctttttttcaacAGAATGTAATtattatgaatatattttttgtttgataGGGCTTCTAGTAGGTGACAAAagtaacacctcatatttttacacgtaaatatatactactataattaattttattatgtgcAGCCGACCAATTCTGTTGTAACTTCCTGATCCTATGTCTGAAATATAGTTGTGGCATACATAATCTTTGTGTGTCGTAATCTTTTTCTTTCAATATATTTAATGTGTCATGCTACGTCCTCCTTTTTCCTTTTACTATATTAAATTAGTACTCCCCCGTTTCATTTTAATCgtttcaaatttcttaatttggtattttattttatttatttatttttatttattaaaataagataaattttatttcatattctattctttgtattaattattttttctttaaattaaaatataaatatcatttaataggagtaatatgataaactagttatgttatttattatttttcttaatagttgtgtcatTTCAATTTGGAACGAGTAAAATGAGATAAAATGAGATGGAGGAATTAAGAAAATTTGCTTCATCACATCTCAATTCCCAATAGCCCTTTGCCACGAGTTATTTtggtttttccttatttttgacTGTTTCTTTCGGTCAAGCAAGTCTCACAGTCTATCAACTGACAAAAACTATACAGAAAATTTAGAAGGATGTTACTAGTAGAAACTGAGTCACTGAATTATACATACAGAGCCGGATATAGGATTCGGATTTTTCGGGTGCTAAGTAAAATTATCAATCAAGATAGAACCCACGATCTTTGACAAACTCTCCAGGTGCCAACTAAAATTGTCAACCAAGATAGAATCCACGACCTTTGACAAAATGAGATGTTGCTGACCGAGATCGAATCCAGGACCTATTACCCACAAAAGTAGTGCTTTGCCACTTGGACTAGATAGCACTTTGATATTGTGAGTGACAGATTTAATATTTACTATATCAGTCTCGAATCTCGATATATATAGAACAttgcttaaaaaaaaaaaaaaactaaaaatctcgATATATATAGAACATTGAACATTGCTAAACAggaaaaacctaaaaaataatatGGACCTATTACACACAAAAGTGGTACTTTGCCACTTGCACTAGATAATGATTTGGTATTGTGGGTagcaaatttaatattttagtatatcagtctagctatatatagctatatatagaAAGAGTTTCCTTCAAAATTTGCGGATGGTGTGCCATCTCCACCGGCCTTAATACATCCGTCCCTATACAGATATCTTAACAGAATAGGCATGCAAGTTAATCTGAAAACTACTgttgttgaaaaagaaaaaacaatagaATGGTTCACTAATTGTGTCGACATGAGatataaacttaaaattaaaatatattgcCTTCTTTCTCGTTTCTAATAACAAGGCACTTAAATCTTATCGAAACAAATTGACCATTGATTCAAACAATATCATAGATGAACACAAAATACAATCTCACTGATCGCTCCGCCTAATCTTACAAAAACAATCTTTTTTAATACTGCCAAgcaattttcttttactttttatataatgGTGATAATCTCAACGAGCTTGTATGTATCTCAATTATCACCTCTAGTCGATATAATATCACGTAATTCTGTCCATTATTGCTCAGTGAAAATTACCTGGCAATATTTCAACTCTACCAGATAACTACAGGCTcgattttcaatatttacttgaAATAAATACATGTTTAGCTCTTCCCGTAACAAAATCTCCTCTATTCACAGTTTATTACCAGCGGTTTCGCTATTGCGGCAGTATATACTCTTTTCATGAAATATTAGAAAAGCTTACATTAACGTAAAAACTTAAAGACTATCAATTAATAGGTTACAACTTTCTGTACAAGGAAACAACAAAATTTCCACACATCTTATCCAAAGGATTTCAAAATCATACATGAAGGATAAACAAACAGCTTGAAATCTCCTTCGGAGAactaaaatcaaactaaaatactCATTCCAGCTTGACTCTGTTTTCTTCTAGCTGCTGTTTCTGGGGCTCGGCAGGGAAGTACTTTATGCCAATTAGATCACCAACTCTGCTGATAACCTGATAAATGCAAGAACTTGTAATTAGCTAACGAGTATGCTATATGGAAATTCATTATATACAGATACTCCATGGCCTGATTTGGAGGTGTTATCTATCACAAGATTTAATAACTGATATATCTAAACCTGCCATCCGTGAATGAGATTCCAGTAAAATGTCCTTAATCATCTAAAATAGCATCTCAGCTATTGACCAACTAACCAAAATGCAGGATGACATGGGAGGGTTGAGGTGACACACTGTAGTTCAAACCTAGCAGAGCTCCTTATACAAATGTAACAACGAAAAACAATTACTTCATCAATTAGCACTAACTTATGCGTAAAGCAATGTGTTAGTTCAAAACTGCCTACATTAAAAAAGACTACAAagacaactacaacaacaacaacaaacccagtgtattcccacaaagtgaggtctggggagggtaaaatgtacgcagtccataccactacctccaaagaagtagggaggctgtttccgatagacccccgactcaggaTAGAGAATAGTACACAAGGTCGTAGTGGAACATGAagcaggatggatgacataacagaaataaggaataagaaatactaaaatagatatcagagaaatacgaaatacGAGAAATACGAGCAATTCAAATAAGAGATAGGACACCtgcctagtagtaacatacactcacggACCAGAGACACCCGCCACACCCAAACTCTCCAGACTAGAGGCTCCTACTAAAGGACATAGTCCTATggttactaacccggctacacaagagcTCTCCTAACaccttgctacaacccacacactcatcctagccttctacccttatccgcaacctccacaccttcctatctagggtcatgtcctcaataagctgtagctactccatgtcatgtctaatcacacTACAAAGACAACTCCATGAAAGAAATATCTTACTTAAGAGCAACTGTGCAAGAGATAAAAGTGATGACACATAACTCATCACACTAAGGTTATGCAAAAGGTTATACCATGTGCAATTAGTGTCGACATAGTGAGGGTAAAAACACGAGAATATGCTCATCAGAAATGACTGAATTTAAGTGAAAGCTCTAACCTCCAGTGCTTTGTTAAGATCTTCCCGTGAGTGAGCAGCAGAAATACATATGCGTGCTCTGGCCAAAAGTAAAGGGGTTGCTGGAAAAGCAACTGTCACTACGGCGACCTACATTAACAGTTTACAAAGTAAATTCCAAGACAAGAACAAAGGGTAAATTTAAACAATAACCACTCTGTTAAAACTGAGCTGAAATGACAGGAAAATTGTACATTCTGTTTAAGACACTCCCTTGAAAAAGCAGGTATTTTTGCAGGATTGTAGAGCATGATGGGCATCACGGGAGAATCATTGTCACCAAGGACCTCAAAACCCATCTTCTGTAGTTCTGATcgaaaaaaattactattttcaCGAATGCGTGCCAGTTTCTGAGCCCCTGCAGCAACAAAGTAGCTCTAATGATCAGTACACATTTTTCACCACCCCGGTGTGTTCAGATTCCATTAGAATTATAACAAACTGCAAAATAGGAGTGAATTCTAATAGTCAAAGTTTCTTACCTCTACTAGAACCATCTTCACCAAGTATAACCTGGATAGCAGAAATGATTTGCTGGGCAGCTGGAGGTGAGATTGATGTGGCATACAGATGAGCTGGGCAAGTGTACTTCAAATATTCAATAAGTTCCTGAAATTGGTGTTAAATGTCAAAATCAACGATTATAAATAGCATCACATTTAGCTAAAGAAGGGCTCTTCAAGAACCAGCTGATAAGGTGGAAAAggaaattagaaaaaaagaaaatcagcCAAGTAGTTCAACAGTGGTTAAAAGGGAATGCTATGTTGCAAAAGAATAGGCAAACGGCTCAAAAACACAAAGCTAGATATATTTGCCTCGATGTAATGTTTAACATCAAATTGAGTTGCTAAATTGacatattttcactttattttttattttttctggatAGGCAAAGATAAACAGAGTTTCACTTGTTAAAAATTAGGTTTTCTAGATAAAAGTGGAAAACAGAATATAAACAAATGACCAATAATAATCTGTTACAGATCCAGCTCTCTAGCAGCATATATAGGGAATTCAATGCAAGCTAAAGACTGCAGGGGATCCAAACAGGAAACAAAAGGCAGttgctttcttcttttctttttctgtcTTCTTGGTGAAGAAGGAACAAAAGgcagtttttattcattctttaattaaaatctGAAAGATAATTATCTCATTGTTGCCCCATTGAGTCTTCACTAACATGACGTGCATCAGCAGAAGTGTCAATAATTTACAGATAGAACTAATGGCACAAATGTCTGAAAATGTAAAAGTAGTATCATGAATGTCGCTTTGGTTTCATGATTCCACCCTATTTTTCATACTGCCATCCAGCAACGAATTTAACAATTAGACAATGTAAAAGTAAGTCAACTAGGGTCATTATAACTTTATAAGAATACCGTTAAAGAGACATACTTTGGATCCAGCAATATAACCCCCGCATGAACCAAATGACTTAGTGAAAGTTCCCATCATAATGTCCACGTCAGCCGTGTCAACTCCCAAGAGCTCACAGACTCCCCTTCCTGTTTTTCCAACAGCTCCAATGCTGTGAGCCTCATCCAGATAAACATATACCTGTAGTGAGAAAAATACATCAGAGATATGTATTAGAAAACTAAACCTAATGGGGTCTCGTAaggcataagaaaagaaaattaatccCTCAAACGAAAGAGAGCTTGGTATAAAATTGagataattattttcaaaaaaaaaaaaatagaagactaGCTCTTAGAACAATTATCAATGACCAAAACCATAGTTATACCGTGCACTACCTTGTATTTCTTGCATATGGCAACTATCTCAGGAAGCTGGCATAGCTCCCCTTCCATACTGTATATGCCCTCCACTATAACAATTATCTTCTTCCACGGCCTGTGAGTTCTGGGTTGTCCCTCGGCAATATGTTCTCTCAAAACCTTCTCCAAGTGAGAAGGTGCTAAAGAATTGAGGGCAAAGCAGGGCTTTAATAAGAAATCAGATGACTCATTGTATAAAAATGGTATAGCAGAAACTTACTATTATGTTGAAAAACTCGAATAGTAGCTCCAGACCCTCGAGCACCATTTACAATAGAGTTGTGGTTGAGAGAATCACTGATAATCAAACCGCCCTGTAAATGAccaaattaaaagataaatataatcacaaatacatgaagaataacttttAGAAACTATCTGTACCTTTCCAATCAAAACAGGAAGTATGGCTGAATTTGTTACATAACCCATGCCTGTGACAATAGAAGCTGGCTTGCCAACAAAATTAGCCACACATTCTTCCAATTCCATATGGATGCTTGTGGTACCtgagaagaagaaattttagaTGTGGAGTTCCCCACCCAGGGAAAACACAGCTGCAACTTTCACAAAAGTATGCCTACCTCCATCAACACGGGCACTGCAAGTGCTTGCAGAATACTTTTTCAGAGACTCAATGACGCGAGGTGTACAATATTCATCTGATGCAGCAAAACCAAGGTAATTATATGAACCCAAGTTTAAGCACCTTGAAACATTAGTGGTTCGCCTGCACAAGGTGAAGTGCATGGAATATGAGTAAATATAGAAACATCAACTGTCACCAGAGAAGCCATAGTAACTTTACCTAAATAGTTCTCTAATTGTAGTATTAGAAAGACAATGGTAGAAATTACAACACGGAGGAGAACAATTtacataatatcaaaataaaattaactgAAAGATCCATACTCACTTTAGCGTCTTGTTATTATCATTGGACACACGCTCCACCACATCAAACCAAGCATCAGGAGGACTACATATTGGCCGTCCAAAGCAATCCTACAAGTAGTGACGGTATAAAGTATGTGAACCAAAAACCGATGCTCGCGATGAACAATCAGAAGCTAACTTTTGGTCAAAGAATTTGTTTTTTCTCTTGGATGCATGGATACCACAAGATGCTTACTTGTTAGAAAATGCTTAAATTTGAATAAGTGGAAACAAATGAAAACAGCACAGAAGGCAACAAGCAAGCAAAAACATCCTAAAAACATACTACACATACACATGCTTTTCTTCATAACAATTACTAACAGGTAAACAAATTTCACTTTCATTTCCTTTCTAAATCCCAAATACTTAGCCTACTACTTATTAAAACACACTTGCTTAAATTTGATAAGTGGAAACACATGATAAAAAGCACAGAACGCAATGAGCAAGCAAACGCATTCTAAAAATGAGCTACACATGCTCTTCGTCATGATAATAATTAACATCTAATCTAATTTCACTTTCAT encodes the following:
- the LOC107862806 gene encoding long chain base biosynthesis protein 2a, which gives rise to MITIPYLTALTTYFSYGLLFAFGQFRDFFRKIFDWWHASNLQGYAPICLGLEDFYIRRLYLRIQDCFGRPICSPPDAWFDVVERVSNDNNKTLKRTTNVSRCLNLGSYNYLGFAASDEYCTPRVIESLKKYSASTCSARVDGGTTSIHMELEECVANFVGKPASIVTGMGYVTNSAILPVLIGKGGLIISDSLNHNSIVNGARGSGATIRVFQHNTPSHLEKVLREHIAEGQPRTHRPWKKIIVIVEGIYSMEGELCQLPEIVAICKKYKVYVYLDEAHSIGAVGKTGRGVCELLGVDTADVDIMMGTFTKSFGSCGGYIAGSKELIEYLKYTCPAHLYATSISPPAAQQIISAIQVILGEDGSSRGAQKLARIRENSNFFRSELQKMGFEVLGDNDSPVMPIMLYNPAKIPAFSRECLKQNVAVVTVAFPATPLLLARARICISAAHSREDLNKALEVISRVGDLIGIKYFPAEPQKQQLEENRVKLE